A section of the Asticcacaulis sp. EMRT-3 genome encodes:
- a CDS encoding IS66 family transposase: MLNPANLPDDIAVLKAMLVASEARNLRKDDRIERLEKLVAAFRQAAFGRKSEKAEPGQFELALEDLETAIAAIHAEEEADAPCGKRAAKSRAGNRGALPGHLPRIEEVIEPDSLLCACGNGLHCIGEDRCERLDVIPAQFRVIVTRRPKYACRACTDGITQASAPARLVPGGLPTEATVAHVLVSKYADHLPLYRQAQIYSRQGVDLDRSTLADWVGRAAFELRPVWGALIANLKQSTKLFMDETRAPVLDPGARKTKTGYFWALARDDRPWNGAAPPGVAFTYAPGRGGQYAEHILQGFTGILQVDGYAGYNRLIAPDRIGPAIRLAYCWAHARRKLFEITRAGPAPIAEEGLRRIADLYKIEGDIRGSDPAVRLAARQLRSGPVVADIEAWLNNHRSRVAAKSPLGEALNYIAKYWGGLCQFLDDGCVELDNNTVERTIRPIALNRKNALFAGHDAGAQNWAIIASLIETCKLNGIDPHAYLTNTLRAIAGGHKQSQIDHLLPCNYAVKV, from the coding sequence ATGCTCAACCCCGCCAATTTGCCTGATGATATAGCGGTTCTCAAAGCCATGCTGGTGGCTTCTGAGGCCCGCAATCTGCGCAAGGATGACCGGATCGAGCGATTGGAGAAGCTGGTCGCCGCCTTCAGGCAGGCCGCCTTCGGGCGCAAATCCGAGAAGGCCGAGCCGGGTCAGTTTGAACTGGCCCTGGAAGACCTTGAAACCGCTATCGCCGCGATCCATGCTGAGGAAGAGGCCGATGCGCCTTGTGGTAAACGGGCTGCAAAGTCTCGCGCTGGCAATCGCGGGGCCTTACCCGGCCATCTGCCCCGCATCGAAGAGGTTATTGAGCCTGACAGTCTGCTCTGTGCCTGCGGCAACGGCTTACATTGCATTGGTGAAGACCGGTGCGAGCGGCTGGACGTGATCCCGGCGCAGTTCCGCGTCATCGTCACCCGCCGCCCCAAATATGCCTGCCGGGCCTGCACGGATGGCATAACTCAAGCCTCTGCTCCGGCGCGCCTCGTTCCCGGTGGCCTGCCGACTGAGGCGACTGTGGCTCATGTGCTGGTCAGTAAGTATGCCGACCATCTGCCCCTGTATCGGCAGGCCCAGATTTATAGCCGCCAAGGCGTTGACCTTGACCGGTCTACGCTGGCTGACTGGGTTGGCCGGGCCGCGTTCGAGTTGCGCCCGGTGTGGGGCGCCCTGATCGCCAATCTGAAGCAATCCACCAAGCTCTTTATGGATGAAACCCGCGCCCCGGTACTTGATCCCGGCGCACGTAAAACAAAAACCGGATACTTCTGGGCCCTGGCCCGCGATGACCGACCGTGGAACGGTGCGGCACCGCCTGGTGTGGCCTTCACCTACGCGCCCGGGCGTGGCGGGCAGTATGCCGAACATATCTTGCAGGGCTTCACCGGCATTCTGCAGGTCGACGGCTATGCCGGTTACAATCGCCTGATCGCACCCGACCGTATCGGCCCGGCAATCCGGCTGGCCTATTGCTGGGCGCATGCCCGTCGTAAGCTGTTTGAGATTACCCGCGCCGGTCCGGCGCCAATCGCCGAAGAGGGCCTCAGGCGCATCGCCGATCTCTACAAGATCGAAGGGGACATCCGCGGTAGCGATCCGGCGGTGCGTCTGGCTGCACGACAATTACGATCTGGCCCCGTAGTGGCCGATATAGAGGCATGGCTCAACAATCACCGCAGCCGTGTCGCCGCCAAATCGCCGCTTGGCGAGGCATTGAATTACATCGCCAAATACTGGGGCGGCCTCTGCCAGTTCCTCGACGACGGCTGCGTCGAGCTGGACAACAACACTGTTGAACGCACGATCCGGCCTATCGCCCTGAACCGGAAAAACGCTCTCTTTGCAGGCCATGACGCCGGCGCCCAGAACTGGGCCATCATCGCCTCACTGATCGAAACGTGCAAACTGAACGGCATCGATCCCCATGCCTACCTGACCAACACCCTAAGGGCCATCGCGGGCGGACATAAGCAAAGCCAGATCGACCACCTTCTCCCTTGCAACTACGCCGTCAAGGTGTGA
- a CDS encoding GNAT family N-acetyltransferase yields MRIVMAKQDDKAAWWPLWQAYLAFYENPLPDDLSELTFARCLDPASGMELRLAKQDGETVGFALCVYHPSSWSRSGYCYLEDLYVTEAARGQGVGRALIEAVAAGASERGAEKLYWQTHEHNATARALYDQVATKTDFVSYMRPLLASGPS; encoded by the coding sequence ATGCGGATCGTCATGGCGAAACAGGATGACAAAGCGGCGTGGTGGCCGCTGTGGCAGGCCTATCTCGCTTTTTATGAAAACCCCTTGCCCGACGATCTCAGCGAACTGACCTTCGCGCGCTGCCTCGATCCGGCGTCGGGCATGGAATTGCGGCTGGCGAAGCAGGATGGCGAGACGGTGGGGTTCGCCCTGTGTGTCTATCATCCGTCATCTTGGTCGCGCAGCGGCTATTGCTATCTCGAAGACCTGTATGTGACGGAAGCTGCGCGCGGCCAGGGCGTGGGCCGGGCGCTGATCGAGGCGGTGGCGGCGGGCGCAAGCGAGCGCGGTGCGGAAAAGCTTTACTGGCAGACTCACGAACATAATGCCACGGCGCGCGCCCTATACGATCAAGTGGCCACAAAGACGGATTTTGTCAGCTATATGCGGCCATTGCTGGCTTCTGGGCCATCTTAG
- a CDS encoding catalase produces MSEPKCPYHTTTAGAPIADNQNALTAGPRGPVLMQDYQLIEKLAHQNRERIPERVVHAKGWGAHGTFTVTHDISRYTRARLFSDIGKVTPVITRFSTVAGELGAADAERDVRGFSVKFYTEEGNWDMVGNNTPVFFIRDPYKFPDFIHTQKRHPRTHLRSPTAMWDYWSLSPESLHQVTILMSDRGIPVSPMHMNGYGSHTYSFINHDGERFWVKFHFKTRQGKVNHSNAEAARLIGETRESYQEALYNAIEGGQYPKWDLQVQIMPETDAEKTPYNPFDLTKVWTHKDYPLIPVGVLELNRNPDNYFQEVESAAYSPSNIVPGIGFSPDKVLQARIFSYADAHRYRLGTHYEALPVNAPKCPVHNYHADGAMRFFDNFKNPDAYYEPNSFGGPVQATEYREPPLKISGDADRYDHRAGNDDYGQIRALFNLFDAGEKQRTCASIAGSMKGVPDFIIERALGHFDRIDPAYGAGIRQALKTGGDAAVEATRDTGPY; encoded by the coding sequence ATGTCCGAACCCAAATGCCCTTACCATACCACCACTGCCGGCGCGCCGATCGCCGATAATCAGAATGCGCTGACGGCGGGACCGCGCGGCCCTGTTCTGATGCAGGATTACCAGCTCATCGAAAAGCTGGCCCACCAGAACCGCGAACGCATTCCTGAGCGCGTGGTTCACGCCAAGGGCTGGGGCGCGCACGGCACCTTTACCGTCACCCACGACATTTCGCGCTATACGCGCGCCCGCCTGTTCTCCGACATCGGCAAGGTGACGCCGGTGATCACGCGCTTCTCCACCGTGGCCGGTGAACTGGGCGCAGCCGATGCCGAACGCGATGTGCGCGGCTTTTCGGTGAAATTCTATACCGAGGAAGGCAACTGGGATATGGTTGGCAACAACACGCCCGTCTTCTTTATCCGCGATCCGTACAAGTTCCCCGACTTCATCCACACGCAAAAACGCCACCCGCGAACCCATCTGCGTTCGCCCACCGCCATGTGGGATTACTGGAGCCTGAGCCCCGAATCCCTGCATCAGGTTACCATACTGATGTCGGATCGCGGCATACCGGTTTCGCCGATGCACATGAACGGCTATGGCTCGCACACCTACAGCTTTATCAATCATGATGGCGAGCGCTTCTGGGTCAAGTTCCACTTCAAGACCCGTCAGGGCAAGGTCAATCACAGCAATGCCGAGGCCGCCCGGCTGATCGGCGAAACCCGCGAAAGCTACCAGGAGGCGCTGTATAACGCCATTGAGGGCGGCCAATATCCCAAATGGGATTTGCAGGTGCAGATCATGCCCGAAACCGATGCGGAAAAGACGCCCTATAATCCGTTCGACCTGACCAAGGTGTGGACGCACAAGGATTACCCGCTGATCCCGGTCGGTGTGCTTGAACTGAACCGCAATCCTGACAATTATTTTCAGGAGGTGGAATCAGCCGCCTATTCGCCGTCGAATATCGTGCCGGGTATCGGTTTCTCACCCGACAAGGTGTTGCAGGCGCGCATCTTCTCCTATGCCGACGCCCATCGCTATCGCCTGGGCACCCATTATGAGGCCCTGCCTGTCAATGCACCGAAATGTCCGGTGCATAATTACCATGCCGATGGCGCCATGCGCTTCTTCGATAACTTCAAGAACCCGGACGCCTATTATGAGCCCAACAGCTTCGGCGGCCCGGTTCAGGCCACGGAATACCGCGAACCGCCGCTCAAAATTTCGGGCGACGCCGACCGCTATGATCACCGCGCAGGCAATGACGATTACGGTCAGATCCGCGCCCTGTTCAACCTGTTCGACGCCGGTGAAAAACAACGCACCTGCGCAAGTATTGCCGGTTCGATGAAAGGAGTCCCCGACTTTATCATCGAACGCGCACTCGGTCATTTTGACCGGATCGATCCGGCCTATGGTGCCGGCATTCGTCAGGCGCTGAAAACCGGCGGCGATGCGGCGGTGGAGGCCACGCGCGACACCGGCCCGTATTAG
- a CDS encoding helix-turn-helix transcriptional regulator, producing MKQNLRELRTEKGLTQADLASRLGVSRQAVIALETDKHSPSLDLAYKIAAVFDRPVEAIFINPYRTDQPV from the coding sequence GTGAAGCAGAACCTGCGCGAACTACGCACCGAAAAAGGCCTGACGCAGGCCGATCTCGCCAGCCGCTTGGGTGTGTCACGTCAGGCCGTTATCGCACTCGAAACCGATAAGCACAGCCCGTCGCTCGACCTGGCTTACAAAATCGCTGCGGTCTTCGACAGGCCCGTAGAGGCTATCTTTATCAACCCCTATCGCACGGATCAGCCGGTCTAA
- the tnpB gene encoding IS66 family insertion sequence element accessory protein TnpB (TnpB, as the term is used for proteins encoded by IS66 family insertion elements, is considered an accessory protein, since TnpC, encoded by a neighboring gene, is a DDE family transposase.): MIFPSNRVRIMVATKPIDFRKGHDGLAALVKNQLHKDPFTGTVFVFRSRKADRLKLLYWDGTGLVMAYKRLEAHVFTWPAIKDGLMSLSHAQFEALFSGLDWRRVRALEARAPEAVE; encoded by the coding sequence ATGATCTTCCCGTCAAACCGGGTACGGATCATGGTGGCGACCAAGCCAATCGACTTCCGTAAAGGGCATGATGGTCTTGCCGCACTGGTGAAGAACCAATTGCACAAAGACCCCTTCACCGGCACGGTCTTCGTCTTCCGGTCGCGCAAGGCGGACCGCCTGAAGTTGCTCTATTGGGACGGCACCGGACTGGTGATGGCCTATAAACGGCTGGAGGCGCATGTGTTCACCTGGCCGGCGATCAAGGACGGACTTATGAGCCTTAGCCATGCTCAGTTTGAGGCGTTGTTCTCGGGGCTGGACTGGCGCCGAGTCCGGGCCCTGGAGGCGCGTGCACCGGAGGCGGTGGAATAG
- a CDS encoding alkylphosphonate utilization protein, with amino-acid sequence MTEDDDEIVVKDANGTRLSDGDSVTLVKDLKVKGSGGVTLKRGTLIRQIRLTDDEAEIECNHEKVRGLVLRTEFVKKA; translated from the coding sequence ATGACCGAAGATGATGACGAGATCGTGGTAAAGGATGCCAATGGCACCCGCCTTAGTGACGGCGACAGTGTCACTTTGGTCAAGGATCTGAAGGTCAAGGGTTCGGGCGGCGTGACGCTGAAACGTGGCACATTGATCCGTCAGATACGCCTGACCGATGACGAGGCCGAGATTGAATGCAATCATGAAAAGGTGCGCGGACTGGTTTTGCGTACCGAGTTCGTCAAAAAAGCCTGA
- a CDS encoding endo-1,4-beta-xylanase: MSQNLAPANFTRRQSITALGATALAASALPGLALAQTASPSLGALAAAKGLRFGTAISASRTGILNPDVTAIVIRECNIIVPENELKMYVTHNTNPTDYNFAPGDAILNFAEEHKMAMRGHNLIWARDEYTPKWLKDYKFSGKAEAEKMLRDYIARVTRHYGTRLTSWDVVNETIDPKTGEVRANAFTRVLGIDSLRIAFEAARENLPQMQLVYNDYMSWETGNETHRKGVLKLLHWFRDNKVPVDALGVQSHIGNGFDLLAAQVNDWKDFLDEVTGMGYDLLVTEFDVDDATIPTSDIDKRDAIVATVGRLYLDQILSYTQTKDVLCWGMDDKFSWLQDFTPRKDGVRLRPTPYDDNFKPKPLREAIADAFKTAPARG, translated from the coding sequence ATGAGCCAAAATCTCGCACCTGCGAATTTCACCCGCCGCCAATCGATCACCGCTCTGGGCGCGACGGCCCTGGCCGCAAGCGCCCTGCCCGGCCTCGCCCTGGCGCAGACCGCATCACCCTCGCTTGGCGCGCTGGCCGCCGCCAAAGGCTTGCGCTTCGGCACGGCGATCAGCGCCAGCCGAACCGGCATTCTGAACCCAGATGTGACGGCGATCGTGATTCGTGAATGCAACATCATCGTGCCCGAAAACGAGCTGAAGATGTACGTCACGCACAATACCAACCCGACCGATTATAATTTCGCACCGGGCGACGCGATCCTTAACTTCGCCGAAGAGCACAAGATGGCCATGCGCGGCCACAACCTGATCTGGGCGCGCGACGAATACACGCCGAAATGGCTGAAGGATTATAAGTTCTCCGGCAAGGCCGAGGCCGAAAAAATGCTGCGCGACTATATCGCCAGGGTCACCCGCCATTACGGCACGCGCCTGACCTCATGGGACGTGGTCAACGAAACTATCGACCCGAAAACCGGCGAGGTGCGCGCCAATGCCTTTACGCGCGTGCTCGGCATCGATTCCTTACGCATCGCCTTTGAAGCTGCGCGCGAAAACCTGCCGCAGATGCAGCTTGTCTATAATGACTATATGAGCTGGGAAACCGGCAATGAAACCCACCGCAAGGGCGTGCTCAAGCTGCTGCACTGGTTCCGCGACAACAAGGTGCCGGTCGATGCGCTGGGCGTGCAGAGCCATATCGGCAACGGTTTTGATCTGCTGGCGGCGCAGGTCAATGACTGGAAGGACTTCCTCGATGAGGTGACCGGCATGGGCTATGATCTGCTCGTCACTGAATTCGACGTCGATGACGCCACCATCCCGACCAGTGACATCGACAAGCGCGACGCCATCGTGGCGACCGTCGGGCGGCTCTATCTCGACCAGATCCTCAGCTATACGCAAACGAAAGACGTTCTGTGCTGGGGTATGGACGACAAGTTTAGCTGGTTGCAGGATTTCACGCCGCGCAAAGACGGGGTGCGCCTGCGCCCCACCCCCTATGACGACAATTTCAAGCCCAAGCCGCTGCGCGAAGCCATCGCCGACGCCTTCAAAACGGCACCGGCACGGGGGTAA
- a CDS encoding trehalose-6-phosphate synthase, with protein sequence MLKRPPPLAGVFSILLARFAFVDAVEAHCETRIVKSYASAPRFMAFGAAVACNLYPAEIVAAHRRLRLGAHPVGIHVDHVRSLMDMPETRQRIAAIEEEMRGKTTILSVERLDYVIPSCDDFDSSQLGKRDCASPRMRRAMRRLSCKKTNTNLQPNRFRSAQVGIKGQLEKLAAFEQLLSDHPEMHDQVSLINICTPAAPGMTVYQTIQQDIEAAIGRINGRFGRMDWTPVRFFFRSLPFEDLMAYYGAADVAWISPLRDGLNLVAKEYVIAKEAWNGKGVLLLSEFAGAAAELHGALLANPYDISAWADGFISKRCSAPTFPFRH encoded by the coding sequence ATGTTGAAGAGGCCGCCCCCCCTAGCCGGCGTCTTCAGCATCCTGTTAGCGCGGTTTGCATTCGTCGATGCGGTCGAGGCGCATTGTGAAACGCGAATCGTCAAATCCTATGCCAGCGCGCCACGCTTCATGGCCTTTGGTGCGGCGGTCGCCTGCAATCTGTATCCGGCTGAAATTGTGGCCGCACATCGCCGCCTGCGCCTGGGAGCCCATCCCGTCGGCATCCATGTCGATCACGTCCGCTCGCTGATGGACATGCCCGAAACACGCCAGCGCATAGCGGCCATCGAAGAGGAAATGCGCGGCAAGACCACCATCCTGTCGGTCGAGCGCCTCGATTACGTTATACCAAGCTGCGATGACTTTGACTCATCGCAGCTTGGCAAGCGCGACTGCGCGTCGCCGCGTATGCGGCGAGCCATGCGGCGCTTGAGCTGCAAAAAAACGAATACCAACTTGCAACCAAATAGGTTCAGGTCTGCGCAAGTTGGTATTAAGGGCCAACTCGAAAAACTGGCGGCCTTCGAACAACTGCTCAGCGACCACCCGGAAATGCACGACCAGGTCAGTCTGATCAATATCTGCACCCCGGCCGCCCCCGGCATGACGGTCTATCAAACCATCCAGCAGGACATCGAGGCTGCCATCGGACGTATCAATGGCCGTTTCGGGCGCATGGACTGGACGCCGGTGCGCTTCTTCTTCCGCAGCCTGCCCTTTGAAGACCTGATGGCCTATTATGGTGCCGCCGATGTGGCCTGGATTTCCCCTTTGCGCGACGGGCTTAATCTGGTCGCCAAGGAATATGTCATCGCCAAGGAGGCCTGGAATGGCAAGGGCGTGCTGCTGTTGTCGGAATTCGCCGGCGCCGCCGCCGAACTGCACGGCGCGCTGCTCGCCAATCCATATGACATCAGCGCCTGGGCCGATGGCTTTATCAGTAAGCGGTGTTCTGCCCCCACGTTCCCTTTTCGGCATTGA
- a CDS encoding exo-alpha-sialidase produces the protein MRSAVSAAAIALVLAGLCGGQAVAESRLPASTAQPYQWASVPWHGGGFVDGFLYHPTEKGLLYARTDVGGMYRYDAQAQRWIPLMDGFGHDDWDCFGVMSMAVDRHDPNRLYATCGLYLNPNVPDGAVARSDDRGATWKLTRLPVKMGGNAMGRGTGERLQVDPADSDHLWLGTPQDGLWESHDGGKSFTRNTAFTPKSVSVVLLSGDGQTVWAGSGETGEGLFVSHDGGKSFTGVVGSPRLIPHQMALGTDGTLYATFSDGLGPWAVTNGAVWKLSPQGVWTDISPIHPSKADSFGFSGLDLQHGTLVVSTSDHYPGRDDLYVSHDGGASWKPVGPQSHHDISQDPWLKSYMGDADHPQKDKDAANRRNMGHWMDAVKLNPFHPDELVYGTGYGVWMTDDLGHLDTGGTVDFQFRDDNFEETVILGLESPPQGAHVLAAMGDVSGAGWDDVTKGPDAYLFAPTHETNQSVAFAALKPQVVVRAADNNRSHGYISYDGGQSWQGFASAPPPLAGQEWHDHRAGRIAISADASSIVWMPENASTYVSQDGGKSWIAAKGFPAPDRGLDPIADKLSPHTFYVFDRKTATIYASHDGGLNFAPWFDNLPGLTPWQNGQLRAVPGRAGDLWLALPQGLYHVQDGKAQAAAQVTQAWQVTFGKSAPGQTYPAVFLWGQVGGVEGLWRSDDEGASWVRINDDAHRFGNMRAIAGDPRDYGVVYIAPDGRGVMVGRMAKP, from the coding sequence ATGCGTTCAGCGGTATCGGCTGCGGCCATCGCACTTGTTCTGGCGGGCCTTTGCGGTGGTCAGGCCGTGGCCGAATCCCGGCTTCCGGCCAGCACGGCCCAGCCCTATCAGTGGGCCAGCGTGCCGTGGCATGGCGGCGGTTTCGTTGATGGCTTCCTTTATCATCCCACCGAAAAAGGCCTGCTCTACGCCCGCACCGATGTCGGCGGCATGTATCGCTATGATGCGCAGGCACAGCGCTGGATTCCGCTGATGGACGGTTTCGGTCACGACGACTGGGATTGCTTCGGCGTGATGAGCATGGCGGTGGACCGCCACGATCCGAACCGGCTATACGCCACCTGCGGCCTGTATCTCAATCCGAACGTGCCCGATGGCGCGGTGGCCCGTTCCGATGACCGGGGCGCCACCTGGAAGCTGACCCGGCTGCCGGTGAAGATGGGCGGCAATGCGATGGGGCGCGGCACGGGTGAGCGCTTGCAGGTCGATCCGGCCGACAGCGATCATCTGTGGCTCGGCACGCCGCAGGACGGCCTGTGGGAATCGCATGATGGTGGCAAATCTTTCACGCGCAACACGGCCTTTACGCCCAAATCGGTCAGCGTGGTGCTGCTGTCGGGCGATGGCCAGACCGTGTGGGCCGGATCGGGCGAGACGGGCGAGGGGCTGTTCGTCAGCCATGACGGCGGTAAAAGCTTTACGGGCGTGGTCGGTTCGCCGCGCCTGATCCCGCACCAGATGGCTCTGGGCACGGACGGCACGCTCTACGCCACCTTCTCTGACGGTCTGGGGCCGTGGGCGGTGACGAACGGCGCGGTCTGGAAGCTGTCGCCGCAGGGCGTGTGGACGGACATATCGCCGATCCACCCCTCGAAAGCCGACAGTTTCGGTTTTTCCGGCCTCGATCTGCAACACGGCACGCTGGTCGTCTCGACCTCCGACCACTATCCGGGGCGCGACGATCTTTATGTCAGCCATGACGGCGGTGCATCGTGGAAACCGGTCGGGCCGCAATCGCATCACGATATTTCGCAGGATCCGTGGCTGAAATCCTATATGGGCGACGCTGATCATCCCCAAAAAGACAAGGACGCGGCTAACCGTCGCAATATGGGCCATTGGATGGATGCGGTGAAACTCAACCCGTTCCATCCCGACGAACTGGTCTATGGCACCGGCTATGGCGTGTGGATGACCGATGATCTCGGTCACCTCGATACGGGCGGCACGGTTGATTTCCAGTTCCGCGACGATAATTTCGAGGAAACCGTCATTCTCGGCCTCGAAAGCCCGCCGCAAGGCGCGCATGTGCTGGCGGCGATGGGTGATGTGTCGGGCGCGGGCTGGGACGATGTGACCAAGGGGCCGGACGCCTATCTGTTCGCACCGACGCACGAAACCAACCAGTCGGTCGCCTTTGCCGCCCTGAAGCCGCAGGTGGTGGTGCGCGCTGCCGATAATAACCGTTCACACGGCTATATTTCGTACGATGGCGGCCAAAGCTGGCAGGGTTTCGCCTCGGCCCCGCCGCCTCTGGCCGGGCAGGAATGGCACGACCACCGCGCTGGCCGAATCGCCATTTCGGCGGATGCGTCGTCTATTGTGTGGATGCCGGAAAACGCCTCGACCTATGTCTCGCAGGATGGCGGCAAAAGCTGGATCGCCGCAAAAGGCTTTCCGGCGCCCGACCGCGGGCTGGATCCGATCGCCGACAAGCTATCGCCGCACACCTTCTATGTGTTTGATCGCAAGACCGCGACCATCTATGCCAGCCATGATGGCGGCCTGAACTTCGCACCGTGGTTTGATAATCTGCCAGGTCTGACCCCCTGGCAAAACGGCCAGTTGCGCGCCGTGCCGGGGCGGGCGGGCGACCTGTGGCTGGCCTTGCCGCAGGGGCTTTATCACGTCCAGGACGGCAAGGCGCAGGCCGCCGCGCAGGTTACGCAAGCCTGGCAGGTGACGTTCGGCAAGTCCGCGCCGGGCCAGACCTATCCTGCTGTCTTCCTGTGGGGCCAGGTGGGCGGCGTCGAGGGCCTGTGGCGTTCGGACGACGAAGGTGCATCATGGGTGCGCATCAATGACGACGCCCACCGCTTCGGCAATATGCGCGCCATCGCCGGTGATCCACGCGACTATGGGGTTGTGTATATCGCACCGGACGGGCGCGGCGTGATGGTGGGCCGGATGGCGAAGCCTTAG
- a CDS encoding rhodanese-like domain-containing protein, translated as MPVINMSPEEVAAGLEAGQIVLVDVREPHEFDAERIKGAVSLPLSVIDPAALPDAGEKMIVLSCAGGVRSAKAAEYFQAMGLDIDHHLAGGLYGWKGAGLPTER; from the coding sequence ATGCCCGTCATCAATATGTCCCCCGAAGAGGTCGCCGCCGGTCTGGAAGCCGGGCAGATCGTGCTGGTCGATGTGCGCGAACCGCATGAATTTGACGCCGAGCGCATCAAGGGGGCGGTCAGCCTGCCCTTGTCGGTGATTGATCCCGCCGCCCTGCCCGATGCCGGGGAGAAGATGATCGTGCTGTCGTGCGCCGGTGGCGTGCGCTCCGCCAAGGCGGCTGAGTATTTTCAGGCGATGGGTCTGGACATAGACCATCATCTGGCGGGCGGCCTCTATGGCTGGAAGGGCGCTGGCCTGCCGACCGAGCGGTAA